One part of the Musa acuminata AAA Group cultivar baxijiao chromosome BXJ1-5, Cavendish_Baxijiao_AAA, whole genome shotgun sequence genome encodes these proteins:
- the LOC135674665 gene encoding eukaryotic translation initiation factor 3 subunit A-like has protein sequence MATFVKPENALKRAEELVNVGQKQAALQALHDLITSKRYKAWQKTLERIMFKYVELCVDMRKGRFAKDGLIQYRITCQQVNVSSLEEVIKYFMQLSTEKAEQARTQAQALEDALDVEDLEVDKRPEDLMLSYVSGEKGKDRSDRELVTPWFKFLWETYRTVLEILRNNSKLESLYAMTAHRAFQFCKQYKRTTEFRRLCEIIRNHLANLNKYKDQRDRPDLTAPESLQLYLDTRIEQLKIATDLELWQEAFRSVEDIHGLMNLVKKSPKTPLMVVYYAKLTDVFWVSHSHLYHAYAWFKLFTLQKSYNKNLSQKDLQLIASSVLLAALSVTPYDQKHGASHLELENEKERNLRMASLINFTLDPKGESREMLSRSSLLSELSNKGVMTCVSQEVKDIYNILEHEFFPLDLASRVQPLLAKIAKLGGKPSSASSVPEVQLSKYVPALEKLTTLRVLQQVSRVYQSVTIGTLSKMIPFFDFSLVEKLSVDAVKYNFLSMKVDHLKGAVLFGNVNIESDVLTDHLTVLADSLNKARNLIYPAVKKQSKLGEKHGLAETVDKEHKRLLARKSIIEKRKEEHERQMLEMEREEESKRLKLQKVTEEAEQKRLAEEYTRRQEQRIRREIEERELQEAQALLFETQKGAKKKGKKPLLDGEKVTKQTLIELALSEQLKERQELEKKLQKLAKTMDYMERAKREEEAQLIEQAFQQHLVEERIFHEREQLKAIELSRQHHAGDLQEKKRLARMLDNKVIFQQRIVNRRETEYDRLKKEKEDKINQLIALRKHERETKRKMLFYLKSEEERLTRLREEEEARKREEEEKRKKEEAERKAKLDAIAERQRQREREAEEKERLRREALLRRPTETLSRSIDPASGPHAADPVPVAAAAAAPTSGKYVPRFRRERNEGQMTASPEPDRWGRQDDLAPQSGDRWRNDERRPSFGGSRTSSTSSSSWSSSRPRG, from the exons ATGGCGACCTTTGTTAAGCCGGAGAACGCCTTGAAGCGTGCTGAGG AATTGGTTAATGTTGGACAAAAGCAAGCTGCCTTACAAGCACTACATGATCTCATCACCTCAAAAAGGTACAAGGCATGGCAGAAGACCCTggaaagaatcatgtttaagtatGTAGAACTCTGTGTGGACATGAGGAAAGGCAGATTTGCAAAGGATGGACTTATCCAGTACCGCATTACATGCCAACAAGTAAATGTAAGCTCTTTAGAAGAGGTGATAAAATATTTCATGCAGCTTTCCACAGAGAAGGCTGAACAAGCTAGGACACAAGCACAAGCCTTGGAAGATGCACTGGACGTGGAGGATCTAGAGGTCGATAAGAGACCTGAGGACTTAATGCTAAGCTATGTTAGTGGGGAGAAGGGAAAGGACAGATCCGACAGAGAGCTTGTGACTCCATGGTTCAAATTCCTGTGGGAGACCTACAGGACAGTGCTTGAGATTCTACGAAACAACTCCAAGTTGGAATCACTATACGCA ATGACAGCACATCGGGCCTTCCAATTTTGCAAACAATATAAGAGGACCACTGAATTTCGAAGACTCTGTGAGATTATACGAAATCATCTTGCTAATTTAAACAAGTACAAAGACCAAAGAGATAGGCCTGATCTTACAGCTCCTGAGAGTTTACAGCTTTACTTGGACACGAGAATTGAGCAGCTGAAGATAGCAACTGATCTGGAACTATGGCAG GAAGCATTTCGCTCAGTGGAAGATATCCATGGTTTAATGAATTTGGTAAAGAAGAGCCCAAAGACACCACTCATGGTTGTATACTATGCAAAGTTAACAGACGTATTTTGGGTTTCGCATAGTCATCTTTACCATGCATATGCATGGTTTAAGCTTTTCACATTGCAGAAAAGCTACAATAAGAATTTATCACAAAAGGATTTGCAGTTAATTGCATCATCTGTTTTATTAGCTGCGCTTTCAGTCACTCCGTATGACCAAAAGCATGGTGCATCACATCTGGAACTTGAAAATGAAAAAGAGCGCAATTTACGAATGGCTAGCCTTATCAACTTTACTCTTGATCCTAAAGGGGAGAGCAGAGAAATG CTTTCACGATCATCACTGCTCTCAGAATTG AGCAACAAGGGTGTAATGACATGTGTCTCACAAGAAGTAAAGGACATCTACAATATCCTAGAACATGAATTCTTTCCTTTAGACCTTGCTTCGAGAGTTCAGCCTCTGCTTGCTAAGATTGCAAAACTGGGTGGTAAGCCATCGTCAGCCTCATCAGTTCCAGAAGTGCAACTATCGAAATACGTTCCTGCTCTTGAAAAGCTTACCACTTTGAGAGTGCTTCAACAG GTTTCTCGTGTGTATCAATCCGTAACAATCGGGACTTTGTCAAAGATGATACCATTTTTTGACTTCTCACTTGTTGAGAAGTTATCAGTTGATGCAGTCAAATATAATTTCCTTTCTATGAAAGTTGATCACCTGAAGGGTGCTGTTTTATTTGGTAATGTG AACATTGAATCAGATGTGCTCACTGATCATCTGACCGTTCTTGCCGATTCTCTGAATAAAGCAAGGAATCTGATTTATCCTGCTGTCAAAAAACAATCCAAACTGGGTGAGAAACATGGTCTAGCAGAAACAGTTGATAAGGAACATAAGAGGCTTCTTGCTAGGAAATCCATCATCGAGAAACGCAAAGAAGAACATGAACGTCAGATGCTGGAAATG GAACGAGAAGAAGAATCTAAACGATTAAAACTCCAAAAAGTAACCGAGGAGGCTGAACAAAAGCGACTTGCTGAAGAATATACTCGAAGGCAGGAGCAGCGGATTCGCCGTGAAATAGAAGAGAGAGAACTTCAGGAAGCTCAAGCATTACTTTTCGAAACACAAAAAGgtgccaaaaagaagggaaagaaaCCTTTGCTTGATGGG GAGAAGGTCACAAAGCAGACATTGATTGAATTGGCCTTAAGTGAGCAATTGAAGGAAAGGCAAGAATTGGAGAAGAAACTGCAGAAACTTGCCAAAACGATGGACTACATGGAACGAGCAAAGAGGGAGGAAGAAGCACAACTGATTGAGCAAGCCTTCCAGCAGCACTTGGTGGAGGAGAGAATTTTTCATGAACGCGAGCAACTG AAAGCGATAGAGTTGAGCAGGCAGCACCATGCTGGTGATCTCCAAGAGAAGAAAAGACTTGCCAGAATGTTGGACAACAAG GTCATATTTCAACAAAGAATAGTTAACCGCCGTGAAACAGAATATGATCGactgaagaaagaaaaagaggataAAATTAATCAGCTCATAGCATTGAGGAAACATGAAAGGGAGACTAAAAGGAAGATGCTCTTTTATCTGAAGTCTGAGGAAGAGCGGTTGACCAGGCTGCGAGAAGAGGAGGAAGCCAGGAAGCGTGAAG AGGAGGAAAAGCGTAAAAAAGAAGAGGCAGAACGGAAGGCCAAGCTGGATGCAATTGCAGAAAGGCAGAGGCAGCGGGAGAGGGAGGCGGAAGAGAAGGAAAGACTGCGAAGAGAAGCACTCCTTAGAAGACCCACTGAAACACTGTCACGGTCAATCGACCCTGCTTCAGGTCCTCACGCTGCTGACCCTGTTCCTGTTGCCGCAGCAGCTGCAGCACCGACTTCCGGTAAGTATGTGCCTAGATTCCGCCGCGAGAGGAACGAGGGACAAATGACAGCTTCCCCTGAGCCTGATCGATGGGGAAGACAGGATGATCTCGCTCCCCAATCCGGTGATAGATGGCGAAATGATGAACGTCGACCATCATTTGGTGGCTCAAGAACatcctccacctcctcttcttcctggtCCTCATCGAGGCCACGCGGTTAA
- the LOC135674667 gene encoding mediator of RNA polymerase II transcription subunit 21-like: MDIISQLQEQVNTMALLALNTFGTLQRDAPPVRLSPNYPEPATNPSSAEETLDIVEQPKMMSTALVQAAKKFDTLVAALPLSGEEAQLKRIAELQAENEVVGLELQKQLEAAEQELKQAQELFNLAADNCLNLKKPD, encoded by the exons ATGGATATTATCTCTCAGCTGCAAGAACAAGTTAATACTATGGCTTTGCTTGCCTTGAATACCTTTGGAACCTTGCAGAGAGATGCCCCACCTGTCCGATTGTCTCCTAACTATCCTGAGCCAGCCACTAATCCCTCATCAGCAGAGGAGACCCTCGACATCGTTGAGCAGCCTAAGATGATGAGCACGGCTCTTGTTCAAGCTGCAAAGAAG TTTGATACACTTGTTGCTGCATTACCATTGTCAGGAGAAGAAGCTCAGCTGAAACGAATTGCAGAACTCCAG GCAGAGAATGAAGTTGTAGGTTTGGAGCTCCAAAAACAACTGGAAGCTGCAG AACAAGAATTGAAGCAGGCTCAGGAGCTATTTAATCTAGCAGCAGATAACTGTTTGAACTTAAAAAAACCCGACTAA